In the Apodemus sylvaticus chromosome 3, mApoSyl1.1, whole genome shotgun sequence genome, CAGATGTTCTTGCAGGAaactgaagggaaatggagggcgCCCAGGGTGTGACAGGAGATGGTTAAGGGGAAGGCCCAGGAAGTgggtggggtgaagaactctatagggagagagagaaactgaagcaACGCATTCAGAACCGGAGGGGCTCAGATAGCGCTCTTGATCCTGAGCTGGCACTTGGGATAGCCTGACCCTCCAGTTCCCTACCTGCCTGCTCTGTCATTCAGGGTATCTCGAGCTATGCAGACACAAGAACAGCCCTCATTGGCACTTCTGCACCACACAGGCAAGCACCAGCCTGGCAGCCAGGCCTTCAAAGCCTGGGTGGACCTGCCTCTGCTCCAATGGAGGGAGAATTGTCTTCACAGGCCCAAGATGCCAAGCACCAGaaagcattaaaaacaaaaaacaaaaaacaaaaacaaaaacaaaaataccggGCTCTCTCTAACCTGCTCTGGCCAGCAGGAACATCCCAGGACAAATAGCCTCACGTGGCTGCTCCCAGGAAATCCCTTTCAGAGTCTTTGTTCCCGTTAGTGattaatctctctctgtctctctgtctctctctctcctgagctCCAGGTGGAGAAGGCTAGAGGTCCCCTACTTACGACTTAGCCAAGAAGAGAGGCTGGTCATTCGGGGTGAAGGGATGCTCTGCCCCGGGATGTAGAGGCAGGGGCGCTGGCCTCTGGCTCTCCTGGCTAACCTTGGATAGACCCACCCCAGAGGctcatccaccccacccccaaacaagTAAACACCTTTCCCTGCAGGGGGCGGGAGCTGTGCTGGATAGGGAGGAGAGCGCCACCTGGCGCCCTGGCTAGAGAAGGCCAAGAGGCGCTCCAGGAGCTGAAGCGAGGCCTGGTTAGGAGCTGCGGCAGTGAGCCCTGACTTGCCCACTGCTCCCGGCCTGGGCCCTAGCTGTCCGCTGCTGCCCCCGGCAAGCCTGCCAGACTCTGTCGCCTATTTAGTCCCCGATTCCCGTTTGCTTAACCCTTGCTTGTTCCTGCCCTAGAGGAAGCTCCGACTTCCAGAcccatttttttctctcaagaCGCCCACTCCTTAGAATGTTCCCTGGAACCCAGACACAGGCATGACGGGGCTAGCCTTGGTTATAAGAAGTAGCAGATACTGTTGACTATGATGATGTCCTGTAGCTATCTGTGGCCCAGAGCTAGTAGACTGGCCCTTGGAGGGAAGGTGCCCTCCTGTGCTGGCATGCGCATTTCTCTCTGGGAGTGATGGCTAGCTAAGGTCACTTTCCTGTGGTGCCACAGAGGTTTGAACAGGAGTAGAGAGAGCTCAAGACCGTTCCAAAACCATAGCGTGCCCCCCAACccgtttatttattgtgtatatttttgcctgcatgtatgtgtgtgcctggtgccctccgAGGTCAGGAGgtggcactggatcccctggaactggagttccagatggccacgagccaccacgtgggtggtGAGAAGCAAACGTTCTCCCAGCTGCGAGAGCTGCCGAGCCTTCCCGCCAGCCCCCAGCGTCTGCTCTTGTCCTTGGTAACTGTGCGACTTCAGGAAGTAGCCCAGTCCCTGTGGTAGCTGTGATTTCAGAAGCCCTTCCGCCCCCAGAAGCTCCGCAATGTAGATTCAGGGCTCTGTCCAAGTGATGGTGGAGGGGGTTGGAAGAGATCGCCTGGGTGTGGTGTCCTGCTCTGAGCAAGGTCCTCCCGTGAACCCTGGGACGGGGGAGAACACCGGCTTCAAAAGGCCACGGGCGGTTACCGCGTGAGAAAAGGGGACATGAAAACTGCGACCCACGGGCTGTTAGTTCAACGACGGGTGACTgcgcggggtgggggtggggacaaagAGCTGCGGAGACCGGGGAACATCAAGACCTTCTCCATGGCAACTGCCGCAGGACGCCTCAGAATCCAGCAGTTCCCGGGACGGTTCCCATGGCAACCACTCCGCCTGGCTGCGCTGTGTTGTTTGTGATGTGTGCGTGCTTGACGGTTCTAATTGCAGCTTCTTCTGCCTGGTGCGGCGGGACCCGGTGGTGGGAGATGATGTATGGGAGGGGCGGGGAGAGGCGGCGGTGCCGTCTGAGGTCTGTGTCCTGAGTCCTGACATGGAGGGTCTTGAATTCCTATGCACACTGGGCAGACGCTGAGGCAGAGAgagcgggtgtgtgtgtgtctgtgtgtgtgcgtgcgtgcgtgtatgtgtgtgtgtgtgtgtgtgtgtgtgtgcattctatgtatgtgttgtgtgtgtgtagtatggtgCAGTGTGTGCTACAGTGTATTCTGGGTGTAGTCACATAATGTGCTATATTGTGtgttcactctgtgtgtgtgtgttctatgtatgtgctgtgctgtgtgtgtagtaCAGTGCAGTGTGTGCTACAGTGTATTCTGGGTGTAGTCACGTAGTGTGACTATATTGTatgttccctgtgtgtgtgttggggaccaGCTGAGCGATCACCAGACGGGTAGGTGTGGAGGAGACATGGGAGCGGGGAAGGAAGCAGTCTCAGAGAGGACCCAGCAGGCCAGGCTGGGCACAGCGTGCGTGGGAACCATTGCAGTTTAAAGCTGGTGGCAGCGGTATACCGGTGCCCACAGAGCCTGACATAAAGCAAGATCCCAGCCGCAGGGCTTTCTCCTGAGCTTGCCAGAGCCCACTTCACACCAGACTCCCGCTGAAGTCAGCTCACACCTGCACCCCTATCAGCTGGCAGGGACAGAAGGCAAGATACCCGGCAATCATGCCAACAGGGGGTTTATGAGGGGACATAAGTGTTAAGAGGCAGAGTTCTCCCTCTTATAGAGCCCGGTGACCTCGGGTTGTCCTGGGTAGGAGAGCCTGGCAAGGAGGAAGCCACCTTGAGGGCCTCACCACGAATTCCCGCTGGACACCAGAATGGCGTTTTCCCTCTAATCAAGTTCACTATGCTTTGCTTCCATTTCGGGGTGCCGAGAACTATCAGGGTTTTTGGAAAACCTGGGCTGGACACGCCTGACTACGATGGCATATGCCATCCTGGGCTGCCCTCTGGTGGAGAGATGCTGAACTGACGGTCTCCGGGATATAGTAGAAGGCGGCATAGGCTGGTGAAGAACAGAAGCCAGGCTTGCTGAAGACTTCCTTTCAGCAGGGGCTAGAGAGCTGGCCTGGGCGCATGCTCGCAGGCCAGGGAACAAGCCGATCCTGCCCCTTAGGTGTTATAAAACGCGGCTGCAGCCGTCCTGTAGGCAGTTTTCGTGAGAGGGCACCCACAAAGTTCTAGGACACGGAGGTCTCACGTCCACCcctctctcttctgtgtcttgATAAGGGAATGGAGGCCCCAGATCTGAGTCAGGCCACAAGTGGATATGACCTTCCCAGAATGCACCGCGGactcaccttccttccttccttactgcTTTAGCGGGTTTTCCAAGCCTCCTGGGGAGGCTACCTGGTGGGTCTCTGGTGAGCAGGTGAGGAGGTGCAATGACGTTTGCTCGGGTGACTACTGACCCAGACCAAAAGAAAGCCCACTGGGGTCTTTCTGGGGTCCTACCAAGGGGTTGATGTGGACAGGGCTGGCTCTGCCTGGGCGCTTTATGCAGAGACTCCGAGGTCCCTTtgctgctttcatttttaaaatgtacttttgtatgtgtgtgggggtgtttaGCTTGCACGGTGTTTGTGCGTGCCAGGTGTCCGAAagggccagaggagggtgtccaGGTCTCCcaggactagagttacagacagtcggTCAGCttctgtgtaggtgctgggaattgaacccccggccctcgggaagagcagccagtgctctcaatgGCCGAGGAGCCATCTCTTGGGCCTCTCCACGGGTGCTATTTTAGAGACAACGTGCCCAAGGTCACTGGCATCTAAGGGTAGAACCAGAGTTCACACCAGCCCCTCCGGTTCCAGTTCCAGCGCTACCACTCACTTACCGCAGTGGTCTCACGGCCTCCATCAGTATCCCGTGGACACTCACGAGACCCCACTGGTGACAGCTGCTCTGCCTATGCCGCTGCCAGGCTGCCGGTGCAGGGCTCCTGGGCGGCACCCTCAGCTACTCTGATCCTTCTCTGACCTGGGCCATTTGTGGACAGATCGTCTTATGGTGGCTTTCccggagggaggaggaggaggaaggaggaatgagCCTGCTCCCTGCCTGTTGTTGAGATGACGTGGCAAGGGCACTAAGAGTTCTGGGCAGCCACCCCCAGGGGAGAGTGTCTGATTCGGGACCCAAGAGGACGCACTGGTAAAGCCAGGGAGAGTTCAAGCTCTGTCACATGCAAGCAAGGCGTTCAGGGGACCGGGAACCACACTGTCCCCTTCCCAGGATGTTCTATTTTATTGcactcccccagcccccaccagGCAAGACCTGGGTCGTCCTACGATCCTGTTGGAGCAGTAGTCTTTAAGGCGGCAGCCCATGGTGACAGGAGCACAGGCTAGATCCTGGGTCACATGCCATGCTTCTGATCCTATGGCTAGAGTTGCACCCTCCCCTTCACTGTGGATGGGAGCGCTGCCCGTTGGCTGTGAGTGAGGCCAATGGCCCCATGTGATTCTGGTGTTGATTTCTGGATACTTTAAAAGCAGCACCAAGACACCCCCTCTGTTCCCccaaaagaagggagggaaggaaaggaaaagagaaagaagaaaggcacaCTGTTCTGATGGGTGCCCAGAAGGGCAGCTTGCCTCCAGGGATAGCCCTGACTGCGAAGCTACCTGCTAGAGTGAAGTCTGAGGGTGAGTCCCTTCCACCACGGGAGGGAACAGCTTTGTGTCTCCGGCCAGAGCTCCATCCAAAGAATGACCACATGCAAACAAGCTTTCCAGGCTGCATAATGGCCCAGGTGAGGGGGTGGTAGGGCGGCGGCATGGACTGGCATCTGCAGCTTACCTCTGGGTAAGACCACTCTGGGGAATAGTCAGTCACCATGAACACCCGTCCGCTCTGCTGCAGCATACCCAGGGTGCCCTGGGCCGAGGCGGCCGAGACCACCTCGGCAACATGCATGTAGGCCATGGTGCTGGGCCCGCCTTCAGCGCTGCTCAGCTGAAGGCTGCCCTGCTGGGGGCTGCAGCAGGGAATACACATCTCCGCCTGGGTGAAGGGTGCCCGCGCCCCATCTTCCGACTGTGAGAGGGCAGCGCTGTCCCCCGACACCAGCTGGTGCCCGTAGATCGTACCACTGCCCCCCTCCACAGAGATGAAGTCATTGATCAGGTCCGAGAACTGATTGCTGAAGGAAATGTCAAAGTGGTCCAGGCTGAGCTCCATGTTAGaggtgttgcccaggctggcctgggccaCCGGGTAGAGTCCCTGCACCACATTGCTCGGGAGAAGTGGGACGCCCCCCGCGCTTCGGATCACCCCATTGGTCTCTGGCTGCAGGTAGTGCTCAGAGCCACAGGCCTGCAGCTCCCCGGACTTGAGGAGGACCTCGCTCCCTTCAGCTGCCTGTGAGGTCTCCATGGTAACCTCCCCTTCTGGTGCCATGGCCTGGAAGTTGGCCTGGAACTGCATGAGGTGCAGGGAGGAAGTAGTCTCTATGCGCGTTTCCACGTGGCCGCTGCAAGAGCTGGTTTGGGACGAGGCCTCCGTTTTCACGGTGGGCATCACGAAGGTGGCCCCTGACTCGCTTAGGCTGCTGTGGGTATTTTGCTCAAGGGGTAGGGGTTTGCTGGCATCCTGCAGgaagaagctgggggagggggtctggtGGATGTGGGGGCTGTGGCCCGTCTGGCTGAAGCTGGACGTGTAGTCCTTGTTAGAGTCGATGGCACTAAAGTCCATCTGCTCAAGGGTGGTGCTGGGACTCAGGCCACCGCCCGACGGCAGGAGGCTAGACCCCGCAGTCAGGGTCAGGGAGCTGgacgccgccgctgctgctgctgctgccaccgccgccgccgagGAGTAGGCCGCCTCTTTGGCCATCTGCTGCTCGAAGGAGGTGTCTTCGGTCTTGATCTCCTTGGTGAGGACGCTGGTGAAGCCAAAGTTCCTCTCTGCAGGCGGCGAGTGCCGGATATTGGTGCTAACCATCTCTGCTTTCAGGCCCCCACCCCCGTATGTCTGGCCCTGCTTTGGATTATTGAGGAAACAGTCGGGGTCAAAGTTCATGGCGGCTTCTGGAATCTTCCGGCCACCGTCAAGGGTGGTGGAGAGGACCAGCTCTTCGGACACGTTGGAGGGCAGCATGGACAGGCTCTCTGAGCTGCCCGTGGTGGGGAAGGCAAACTTGTGGCCGTCAGAACTTACAGCCAGTACAAGGCCCTGAGAGGCATCAGGCGAGAGGAGGTGGTGGTTGGGGCCAGCGGTGGGGGACATGGTATACACGGCCTCATTGGTTACCTCGGACATGAACACTGTGGCACTTTGGGACAGTCCCCCCATCACAGAGGCCACTGCCATGCTGGACACACCTGTGACGACCGGGCTGTCTACCATGTCCGGGTCGCTGTTGAGCCCGCTGCTGATGGACACGGGGGAGCTCTGGGTGGTGTCGGGGACCTCCACCTGGTTGGTGGAGGAGACCTCCGTGCTGTTCTGGTGCAGCAGAGCAGGCTTGGCCACTTTGCCATTCCTCTTTTCCCGGCTTGTGCTCCTGCCGTGGCTGGGTTCATGCTTGCCCTCCGACACGTCGTTGTGTTGCACTTCTGAGTGGCCCCCGTAGCCCCCAGCCCGCGGCTCCACCTTGGGTGAGATGATGCGGTGTTTGGCACTGTTGCACTTGTGATGCACGCTGCTGCCCGCTCCTGTGGAGATgggaacacagcacacacacatgcacacacacatgcacacacacatgcacacacacatgcacacacacacacacacacacacacacacacacacgcgcgcataaGGTCAGAGCTGGGACTTTGACTAATTTAGAACCCACCCAGTTACAAAGTCCCCATCCAGAGCCCAGGCAGGACAAAGACCGCAGTCCTTGTATATCTATGATCTACACTCAGGCCTGAAGCTCTGCCTCGCCCTGTGTGGCCATCCTAAAATGTTTTAATCCTGTTAttgtttgtcattgttgtttcaAAATCAGCAGGATGTGGCATGTGGGAAGccctggtgtggtgtgtgtgtgtgggggggtggtgtatggtgtgtgtatggtacatgtatgtgtattgtatatgtgtgtgtatggtatatataggtatggtatgtatgtgtgtgtggtatgtaattatgtgtatatgtgtggtgtgtgtgtatgtgtgtatagtgtttatgtggtgtgtaagtgtatgtgtgatgtgtaagtgtgtatatgtatgtgtgtggtgtgtgtatggtatgtatgtgtggtgtgtgtgtgtgtgtgtcttttcaaGAAAGTCCTCTTCACCATCAAAACCAGACCTTGCTCATCTGGAAGGACTCTTCCGGACCCACAAGGGTCCTGCCACACATTTCGGCTGTgactccatccccaccccaccctagcTTCTCACACCTGGTTCTGGAATGCTCCAAGAAACCTGTGACCTATAGGAGCCTTGTACTGGGGACGAGAAGCCAGGGGCTGGCCCAGGGTGTGGAGAATGTACCCTCTCTAGGCCAGCTCTCAGACCCCAGGACCAAGGAGCAGTCTAGACTCTGCCCTAGGGGCTTGggattatttatttctattccacgtgtgtgtgtgtgtgtgtgtgtgtgtgtgcatgtgtgtgcgtgcgtggaCGTCGGAGGACAGGATACAGGAGTTAGGTCTTTACCTAATGACATGTAAGATACAAACTCGGCTTaccaggcttggctgcaagcccTTTCACCtcttgagccatcttgctgggccATGTGAGGTGACCCTCTCCACCATTCAGTTAAGCCAGGATCTGTCCCTATCTCTTTGGACCTTCACGCCTTCAAGGGTCACTGCTTCCATTCCATCAGACCAGGGACATTCTGTTCTTGATAAAACGGTGACTTCTTCCACAGAACAGTGACCCCACTGATTGGTGGAAGCATCTAATGGAGGCAGTCAGGGGAGTGGAGAGCTATATCTCACAAAGCAAATGTCACGGTCAGCAAGGCAGAGGCGCTACGGCAGAGTGTGAGACACTCGCTGCCCCTCCTTGCAGGAGGCCGGCTCAAGGTAGGTGACATTTGAATGGCTCCACTGTCTCAGGACAAATGATGAGAAACCTCAGAGCAGGAGACCTGAGCCTCCTGCCGAGGCTTCCCAAGAACATGCTCCCACGGGCACCTGCAGTAAGTGTGTGGAGGCCCTGGACCCCAGACATCTCTACTCTCCTGGTGCACCTGTGTGCTGCTCTGGGCCCCAGAGTCTCACTGGAGACTGCCCTCTCCTGTCCAAAGCAGGCTGTAAGATGATTCTAGGGGCGGGACCAGGATGAAGGGCATACTGGGTACCTCTCTCAGTTGCTGTTATATAAACCGGTTCCTTGTCCCTTTCCTTTCTGGATAGAAGGGTGGTGCCCTGTACCCTACCTGTTCTCTAGGATCCCCAACTCAGGTCTCTTCCTTCACGTGACAGGATAGTTCAGTTTCATCTGTCCCCACAGCCTCCGCTCGATCCACCCTCACTGCAGTGAATAGCCCAGTACCCAGGTGCCCAGTACTGCCTGGCTTCTGGAGCCCTTAGCTCCTTTCCTCACTGGACAGGACAGCAGAACCTACCACCCGGTTCCCAGTGCCACATGCCCCGCCCCCAGGGGCCCCAGCTCACCCAGGCTGCCGGTGCAGAGGCAGTTGTGGGTCCGTGGCTGGGGCTTGGTCTGGTGGCTGTCAAGGATCTGTTGTACCAGCTGCTCCACTGAGAAGCCGGAGCTGCTGTTCCCATTACTGCAGGTCCATTTGATACCatggactggagagagagagagagagagagagagagagagagagagagagagagagagagagagagagaagaggagggagtgtCAGGGGCTGCTGGTGATGGGTCTGACCTGGCAGGGATGGGTATCAGACCCTTGGAAAGCTCGGCCTGCAGGAAGGCTGGTACTAAGATGGATTTGGGAGGCCATGCTAGCCAGCAGAGTCTGCTCCATTAGGAGCTCTGAGATCTTGTGTTTTCCACTTTTGCTAACCTGGGGAATAGCTCGCCTATAGAAGTGGCTCTCACCCTTCCTaaggctgcaaccctttaatgcagttcctggGGTTGTGGTGATCCctcccccaaccacaaaattattcttttgttaCTTCAGAACCGTCATTTTGCTACTGATACAACTCATAATATACAAATCTGATTTGCAGGATATCTGAATAAGTAACCCTTGTGATGAAGGGTTGTTGGATCCCCAAAAGGGATCGCCGACCacttttgtttttccaaagtCAAAGGCCCTGAGATAGCTCTTTTGGGGGTTcccaaaaggaggaagaaagcaaggtggggaggagaCAGGGTTGGGGTGCTGTCATGTGCCAGTAGACTGTAAGGCTTCGTAGGTTCACAGGGTGAAGTAGGGGGATTCAGCAAACAGGAGGACCCCAGGAGCAAGTGTGGAGGGGGCTCTCCGCAAACAGAGGCTTCAGCTTCCTACTCTGCCCACATTTCTCTACTCCAAAGGGAATCAGAAGAAAAGCTGGACAGGGAACAGGAATGATAGGCCCATAGCCCAGAGTGTAGAAGACTCCATTCCGGTTCTAATCAATGACCATGGTCTTTACAGCTGCCCTGGGGCTTTGTTTCACCCCTCGCTGTCTAGTCCCTGGAGTTGGGATGAAAAGCCCAGAATAAGAAGTTTCCACCTGCCTGGCCAGATGAggctggtgggtggggagggaggtaGGAGGGTATCAAGCACAGAGATACCCTCAGGGCTCCAGAGTGCAGCCGTGGGGCACATCTAATCTGCAAGACAGGAGGAACCAGGCCCAGGCTCACACCTGGGTTTGCGGCCACAGTGAATCATGCCTTGTGAGTTCGAGGTGCATTCGTTTGCCTTCCTAAACCTGCTTCCTCCTCCGTAAGGCTAAAGCGGGAACAGACTAGAGCGTGCCTCACCGGCGGGGCAGTCAGAAGGCCTGTCTGGATGCCTTTGCACAAACTGAACAAAGAACAGGGTCGCACAGCTGTTGATGGTGAGGGCCAAGGTGGACTGGCAGGAGCCAAGCAGGTAGTGGTAGCTGAGACCCAGAGGTCCACATTGGGAAGGAAGCTCAGCCCTCCAAACTGGTACAGACCGCAAAGGTGGTGGCCGCCACTTCAAGCCCCTTTTGGTCGTCCCTATGGTGGAGTTTCAGGGGAAGGAGTGGGGTCTGTGGCTGTGTTCTGGCAATGTCTCTCCTGGCTGGTTTCCTTTTGGGTTGTTCTTGCCCACCTGGCCAGGTGATTCATTGCTCAATTCCCTGGCCCTCTAGTCCTCAGAGGGTCTTCAGGGATGTGCCCGTTAGCTTCCGATGTCTGTAGTGAGCTTCAGCTTCCGGTAGGTGGCCTCTGCGGCTCTGTGCAGGTCTGGAGGTGTTCCTGCCCGTTCTGAGCTTTATGGGTGGGCCTGGGCAGTGAGATGACTGTGTCTGTGGTCCATCCTTCTGCAGGGGAAAGGGGgctcccagtgtgtgtgtatgtgtgtgtgtgtgtgtgtgtgtgtgttccagtggGAATGGGAATCCCCACATTCCAGGAGGCTGTAGATCTTGCTAATTAAACCAATTTGGCTGTATCCTTTCTGAGCAACGTGTCTCCAAGATAATTGCAAGAGCTGGAAAGCCTGGCCCAGGCCAGGGGTTGCTGTGCCCCTGGAATCTTCTCTTCAAATTACGCTCTGCCTAGAGTCCCAGGGTACAGGCTAAACAGCAGCAGGGACCTGGACCTAGGCCACTTACCTCTCCAGATTCATTTCACGGATGAGGAAACGGCTTCAGCGAGGGGAGATGATGTATCATGTGCAGGAGAGGGAGGGTGCCATGGAGATCCCCCTTCTGTTCCCCGGAATCTGCAGCAGCAGATCCGAGCTGCGCGTTTCCTCCACTGCACCAAGAGCTTGTCATTGCGGGGCTGAAGTGTTTCGGGTATGTTTTAAAGCTCCcacagtgtgcgtgtgtgtgtgtgtgtgtgtgtgtgtgtatgtgtgtgtatgtgtacatgtgtatgtacacatgtgtgtatgtatatgtgtgtgtatgtgtgcttgtgtgcatgtgtgtgtacacatgtgtgtatgtgtgtacatgtgtgtatgtatatatgtgtgtgtgcatgtgtgtgtacacatgtgtgtatgtgtatgtgtgtacatgtgtgtatgtatatgtatgtgtatgtgtgcatgtgtgtgtacacgtgtgtgtgtatgtgtgtacatgtgtgtatgtatatgtgtgtgcatgtgtgcatgtgtgtgtgtgtccttaaatGCCACCGAGATGGAACACATAGCTCTGTCCTGACCCTAATCCAGCAAAGAGTTCAAATCCGAGAAGGAGGGCCTTGTGTTGTTAGAACATCCGGTATGGAAACCTTAAGCAGACACTGTTGCAAAGCCAAGCCAGGTGCTGGGGAGCCCCCAGGTGACATGGATTGGGTTTTCTAGAGAGATCAGGGTTCTCAGGGTAACCCCAATGCTGGCTTCTACCCCTGTCAGTCCTAGATGGGGCTTTGGGTTGGGTGGGTTTGTTAAGCCTCTACTGAGCAGGCGCCATCTCCCTGATTCTTCTCCACCCCGGCTCCCACAGACCCCATTCTCTCTCGTCTTCTTCTGTATGTCGTGGAAGTACAAAACGAAACCCGGCGAAGGGTGACAGATTGC is a window encoding:
- the LOC127680442 gene encoding calmodulin-binding transcription activator 1-like codes for the protein MPEPDFQVSISISLLLSLRVHLIDCCLWSWHPALWLWPEIAAYLITFEKHEEWLTTSPKTRPQNGSMILYNRKKVKYRKDGYCWKKRKDGKTTREDHMKLKVQGVECLYGCYVHSSIIPTFHRRCYWLLQNPDIVLVHYLNVPAIEDCGKPCGPILCSINTDKKEWAKWTKEELIGQLKPMFHGIKWTCSNGNSSSGFSVEQLVQQILDSHQTKPQPRTHNCLCTGSLGAGSSVHHKCNSAKHRIISPKVEPRAGGYGGHSEVQHNDVSEGKHEPSHGRSTSREKRNGKVAKPALLHQNSTEVSSTNQVEVPDTTQSSPVSISSGLNSDPDMVDSPVVTGVSSMAVASVMGGLSQSATVFMSEVTNEAVYTMSPTAGPNHHLLSPDASQGLVLAVSSDGHKFAFPTTGSSESLSMLPSNVSEELVLSTTLDGGRKIPEAAMNFDPDCFLNNPKQGQTYGGGGLKAEMVSTNIRHSPPAERNFGFTSVLTKEIKTEDTSFEQQMAKEAAYSSAAAVAAAAAAAASSSLTLTAGSSLLPSGGGLSPSTTLEQMDFSAIDSNKDYTSSFSQTGHSPHIHQTPSPSFFLQDASKPLPLEQNTHSSLSESGATFVMPTVKTEASSQTSSCSGHVETRIETTSSLHLMQFQANFQAMAPEGEVTMETSQAAEGSEVLLKSGELQACGSEHYLQPETNGVIRSAGGVPLLPSNVVQGLYPVAQASLGNTSNMELSLDHFDISFSNQFSDLINDFISVEGGSGTIYGHQLVSGDSAALSQSEDGARAPFTQAEMCIPCCSPQQGSLQLSSAEGGPSTMAYMHVAEVVSAASAQGTLGMLQQSGRVFMVTDYSPEWSYPEVSCRCQSMPPPYHPLTWAIMQPGKLVCMWSFFGWSSGRRHKAVPSRGGRDSPSDFTLAGSFAVRAIPGGKLPFWAPIRTVCLSSFSFPFLPSLLLGEQRGCLGAAFKVSRNQHQNHMGPLASLTANGQRSHPQ